A part of Dreissena polymorpha isolate Duluth1 chromosome 13, UMN_Dpol_1.0, whole genome shotgun sequence genomic DNA contains:
- the LOC127856596 gene encoding uncharacterized protein LOC127856596 isoform X3 codes for MGQERPKLGKKPDTSSDMWRRIEQTGLDNTLRKLAKVKSDLRVFSSVSSDDALSFSSAFTEMNETLTCIRLAFIENGQDIYDNDEREHRFKTATCPSIVSIWSTYSTFAYEFASNFIQRGWLNSSEHKELLSNTTELAANAVKLLLLALDVDSFHNHANVESLRSTVLKETEDVSKTIEQLIAKTLALGDSHTAVGKMTELLGWMLYGLHHTTVKVIQQDINARSTEESFNDFKELIGNLNAIYQNLPDEWKQGLVVDQKPSTPPVIPIQQSKQGSKKNGAKVQIQEQSKDDETNEKKAVVKEGHIETIQKLGTLFDRYNTGAREKQRLPVVRGRAPVELRYPIPMYRHIQQLRVDACTIVERQEVLKSLPITEDHSLQADVFSIGPTSLNVPEDVIIQFPLLPSSSTLGFHLWVRSDGKWTETANPEIVTVDDQSFVWFSTRNCDAFTAMTYNKPDCLLVTSQGVSYVSPANGKVEVIVPKDCFYKDVELGIKITNFDWQSHGVNTVGVIDASVALSLTSLSGEVTMRKPVTVELPLDDEHNFTDTELVVVRYDSKTTQVLDRRQLAINTTGRNGVYSVDIKGFWCVAILRIRRVFLNMRETIKREFLVGYRKRTPCNIVTYIDDISRVKEAQIFLVEIVEKMNADAQVEQRRAEGLIEVRKSRSREILLQRGDCIRVQIDGQMRVTEVMSEQQQTICFLQGCDNSVSIATEVKRDPEKLPDAMIFYQLAGIPNSIHSVALMTRDLSELPTDAITARSGLNMGPQAIGKEKEQEDAAVQILKMESLMSLARELTFEEAQQLGRQLGVKTDHLRQIREAAQRDRVAANFQILCKWRGRYARATMADFLVSSLKAVGKTSYADLVTEVRKHNRGLEREDFRRPMTAYRR; via the exons ATGGGTCAAGAACGACCAAAGCTCGGAAAGAAACCCGACACCTCCAG CGATATGTGGCGGAGGATAGAGCAAACTGGGCTTGACAACACACTAAGGAAATTAGCGAAGGTTAAGTCTGACTTGAGAGTCTTTTCAAG CGTATCTTCGGATGACGCCCTGAGTTTCAGCTCGGCTTTCACGGAAATGAACGAAACCTTGACATGTATCCGCCTAGCATTTATTGAGAATGGGCAAGACATATACGATAACGACGAACGAGAGCACAG GTTCAAGACCGCAACCTGTCCCTCTATAGTAAGCATCTGGAGCACCTATAGCACCTTCGCCTACGAGTTTGCCTCAAACTTCATCCAACG GGGATGGTTGAACTCGTCGGAGCACAAGGAGTTGCTAAGCAACACGACGGAACTCGCTGCGAACGCCGTTAAGCTTCTTCTTCTAGCGTTGGACGTAGATTCGTTTCATAATCATGC TAACGTTGAAAGCCTGCGATCGACAGTACTGAAAGAGACTGAGGACGTATCAAAAACGATCGAGCAGCTTATCGCAAAGACATTAGCGCTGGG GGACTCGCACACGGCTGTCGGCAAGATGACAGAATTGCTGGGCTGGATGCTGTACGGCCTGCACCACACCACAGTCAAGGTCATCCAGCAAGATATAAATGCCAG GTCGACAGAAGAAAGTTTCAACGACTTCAAAGAATTGATAGGAAACCTAAACGCCATTTATCAAAATTTACCAGACGAATGGAAGCAAGGGCTGGT AGTCGACCAGAAGCCGAGCACACCACCAGTTATACCTATACAACAAAGCAAGCAGGGCAG CAAAAAGAATGGTGCAAAAGTACAGATTCAAGAACAAAG CAAGGATGACGAGACAAATGAGAAGAAAGCGGTGGTCAAGGAGGGTCACATAGAGACCATTCAGAAACTTGGGACGCTGTTCGATAGGTACAACACAGGGGCAAGAGAGAAGCAAAG GTTACCAGTAGTTCGGGGGCGCGCGCCAGTGGAGCTCCGCTACCCGATCCCCATGTACCGCCACATCCAGCAGCTCCGAGTTGACGCATGCACGATTGTGGAGCGACAGGAAGTGCTGAAAAGTCTCCCGATCACGGAAGACCATAGCCTACAGGCGGACGTATTCAGCATAG GTCCTACGTCACTTAACGTCCCTGAAGACGTTATTATACAATTCCCATTGCTTCCGTCGTCATCGACTTTGGGTTTTCACTTGTGGGTCCGGTCGGACGGAAAGTGGACGGAAACTGCAAACCCGGAAATT GTGACAGTAGATGACCAGTCGTTCGTCTGGTTTAGCACGAGGAATTGCGATGCCTTCACTGCGATGACATATAACAAACCTGATTGTCTTCTGGTGACGTCACAGGGCGTTTCCTACGTCAGTCCGGCAAACGGAAAAGTAGAGGTCATAGTGCCGAAAGATTGTTTTTACAAAGACGTTGAATTAGGCATCAAG ATTACGAATTTCGATTGGCAAAGTCACGGAGTGAACACTGTCGGCGTTATAGACGCGTCGGTGGCGTTAAGTCTGACGTCACTGAGCGGTGAGGTCACGATGCGCAAGCCGGTTACGGTAGAGCTTCCGTTGGACGACGAACACAATTTCACTGACACGGAACTGGTAGTAGTGAGATACGACTCAAAAACAACGCAA GTACTCGATAGACGGCAGTTAGCAATAAACACAACCGGCAGGAATGGCGTGTATTCCGTGGACATCAAAGGATTCTGGTG CGTTGCAATATTGAGAATCCGCCGGGTGTTCTTGAACATGAGAGAGACGATCAAGAGGGAGTTCCTGGTCGGATACCGGAAGCGGACGCCGTGCAATATCGTCACCTACATAGACGACATCTCTCGGGTCAAGGAGGCGCAGATCTTCCTCGTGGAAATAGTCGAAAAAATGAACGCCGACGCGCAAGTGGAACAGAGAAGAGCCGAGG GTCTGATAGAGGTCCGGAAGAGTCGGTCACGTGAGATCCTTCTACAGAGGGGCGACTGCATCCGGGTACAGATAGATGGGCAGATGAGAGTAACGGAAGTGATGTCAGAGCAGCAGCAGACGATCTGCTTCCTGCAG GGCTGCGACAACAGCGTTTCTATAGCAACCGAGGTGAAGCGCGACCCGGAGAAGCTCCCAGATGCCATGATATTTTACCAACTGGCCGGGATCCCTAATAGTATCCACTCCGTGGCATTGATGACCAGGGACCTGTCCGAGCTGCCCACTG ATGCTATCACGGCCCGGTCCGGCTTGAACATGGGGCCACAAGCGATCGGAAAGGAGAAGGAACAGGAAGATG CCGCGGTTCAGATCCTCAAGATGGAGAGTCTGATGTCGCTTGCCCGCGAGCTCACGTTCGAGGAAGCCCAGCAGCTGGGCCGTCAACTGGGTGTCAAAACCGACCACTTACGTCAGATCCGGGAGGCGGCACAAAGGGACCGAGTCGCCGCCAATTTCCAGATCCTTTGCAAGTGGAGGGGCAG GTATGCGCGCGCAACAATGGCCGACTTCCTAGTGTCGAGTCTGAAAGCTGTTGGAAAGACGAGCTACGCCGATTTGGTAACGGAAGTACGAAAACACAACCGGGGACTCGAGCGAGAGGACTTCCGGCGTCCTATGACCGCCTACAGACGCTGA
- the LOC127856596 gene encoding uncharacterized protein LOC127856596 isoform X2, with amino-acid sequence MGQERPKLGKKPDTSRTPRTPRSKSAPVTQQQPQSGEFDYVREDFNLLWTSWVMNAHHSDMWRRIEQTGLDNTLRKLAKVKSDLRVFSSVSSDDALSFSSAFTEMNETLTCIRLAFIENGQDIYDNDEREHRFKTATCPSIVSIWSTYSTFAYEFASNFIQRGWLNSSEHKELLSNTTELAANAVKLLLLALDVDSFHNHANVESLRSTVLKETEDVSKTIEQLIAKTLALGDSHTAVGKMTELLGWMLYGLHHTTVKVIQQDINARSTEESFNDFKELIGNLNAIYQNLPDEWKQGLVVDQKPSTPPVIPIQQSKQGSKDDETNEKKAVVKEGHIETIQKLGTLFDRYNTGAREKQRLPVVRGRAPVELRYPIPMYRHIQQLRVDACTIVERQEVLKSLPITEDHSLQADVFSIGPTSLNVPEDVIIQFPLLPSSSTLGFHLWVRSDGKWTETANPEIVTVDDQSFVWFSTRNCDAFTAMTYNKPDCLLVTSQGVSYVSPANGKVEVIVPKDCFYKDVELGIKITNFDWQSHGVNTVGVIDASVALSLTSLSGEVTMRKPVTVELPLDDEHNFTDTELVVVRYDSKTTQVLDRRQLAINTTGRNGVYSVDIKGFWCVAILRIRRVFLNMRETIKREFLVGYRKRTPCNIVTYIDDISRVKEAQIFLVEIVEKMNADAQVEQRRAEGLIEVRKSRSREILLQRGDCIRVQIDGQMRVTEVMSEQQQTICFLQGCDNSVSIATEVKRDPEKLPDAMIFYQLAGIPNSIHSVALMTRDLSELPTDAITARSGLNMGPQAIGKEKEQEDAAVQILKMESLMSLARELTFEEAQQLGRQLGVKTDHLRQIREAAQRDRVAANFQILCKWRGRYARATMADFLVSSLKAVGKTSYADLVTEVRKHNRGLEREDFRRPMTAYRR; translated from the exons ATGGGTCAAGAACGACCAAAGCTCGGAAAGAAACCCGACACCTCCAG AACACCGAGGACGCCTCGAAGTAAGTCCGCTCCAGTCACCCAACAACAACCACAATCCGGCGAATTTGATTACGTGAGAGAAGACTTCAACCTTTTGTGGACGTCATGGGTTATGAATGCCCATCATAG CGATATGTGGCGGAGGATAGAGCAAACTGGGCTTGACAACACACTAAGGAAATTAGCGAAGGTTAAGTCTGACTTGAGAGTCTTTTCAAG CGTATCTTCGGATGACGCCCTGAGTTTCAGCTCGGCTTTCACGGAAATGAACGAAACCTTGACATGTATCCGCCTAGCATTTATTGAGAATGGGCAAGACATATACGATAACGACGAACGAGAGCACAG GTTCAAGACCGCAACCTGTCCCTCTATAGTAAGCATCTGGAGCACCTATAGCACCTTCGCCTACGAGTTTGCCTCAAACTTCATCCAACG GGGATGGTTGAACTCGTCGGAGCACAAGGAGTTGCTAAGCAACACGACGGAACTCGCTGCGAACGCCGTTAAGCTTCTTCTTCTAGCGTTGGACGTAGATTCGTTTCATAATCATGC TAACGTTGAAAGCCTGCGATCGACAGTACTGAAAGAGACTGAGGACGTATCAAAAACGATCGAGCAGCTTATCGCAAAGACATTAGCGCTGGG GGACTCGCACACGGCTGTCGGCAAGATGACAGAATTGCTGGGCTGGATGCTGTACGGCCTGCACCACACCACAGTCAAGGTCATCCAGCAAGATATAAATGCCAG GTCGACAGAAGAAAGTTTCAACGACTTCAAAGAATTGATAGGAAACCTAAACGCCATTTATCAAAATTTACCAGACGAATGGAAGCAAGGGCTGGT AGTCGACCAGAAGCCGAGCACACCACCAGTTATACCTATACAACAAAGCAAGCAGGGCAG CAAGGATGACGAGACAAATGAGAAGAAAGCGGTGGTCAAGGAGGGTCACATAGAGACCATTCAGAAACTTGGGACGCTGTTCGATAGGTACAACACAGGGGCAAGAGAGAAGCAAAG GTTACCAGTAGTTCGGGGGCGCGCGCCAGTGGAGCTCCGCTACCCGATCCCCATGTACCGCCACATCCAGCAGCTCCGAGTTGACGCATGCACGATTGTGGAGCGACAGGAAGTGCTGAAAAGTCTCCCGATCACGGAAGACCATAGCCTACAGGCGGACGTATTCAGCATAG GTCCTACGTCACTTAACGTCCCTGAAGACGTTATTATACAATTCCCATTGCTTCCGTCGTCATCGACTTTGGGTTTTCACTTGTGGGTCCGGTCGGACGGAAAGTGGACGGAAACTGCAAACCCGGAAATT GTGACAGTAGATGACCAGTCGTTCGTCTGGTTTAGCACGAGGAATTGCGATGCCTTCACTGCGATGACATATAACAAACCTGATTGTCTTCTGGTGACGTCACAGGGCGTTTCCTACGTCAGTCCGGCAAACGGAAAAGTAGAGGTCATAGTGCCGAAAGATTGTTTTTACAAAGACGTTGAATTAGGCATCAAG ATTACGAATTTCGATTGGCAAAGTCACGGAGTGAACACTGTCGGCGTTATAGACGCGTCGGTGGCGTTAAGTCTGACGTCACTGAGCGGTGAGGTCACGATGCGCAAGCCGGTTACGGTAGAGCTTCCGTTGGACGACGAACACAATTTCACTGACACGGAACTGGTAGTAGTGAGATACGACTCAAAAACAACGCAA GTACTCGATAGACGGCAGTTAGCAATAAACACAACCGGCAGGAATGGCGTGTATTCCGTGGACATCAAAGGATTCTGGTG CGTTGCAATATTGAGAATCCGCCGGGTGTTCTTGAACATGAGAGAGACGATCAAGAGGGAGTTCCTGGTCGGATACCGGAAGCGGACGCCGTGCAATATCGTCACCTACATAGACGACATCTCTCGGGTCAAGGAGGCGCAGATCTTCCTCGTGGAAATAGTCGAAAAAATGAACGCCGACGCGCAAGTGGAACAGAGAAGAGCCGAGG GTCTGATAGAGGTCCGGAAGAGTCGGTCACGTGAGATCCTTCTACAGAGGGGCGACTGCATCCGGGTACAGATAGATGGGCAGATGAGAGTAACGGAAGTGATGTCAGAGCAGCAGCAGACGATCTGCTTCCTGCAG GGCTGCGACAACAGCGTTTCTATAGCAACCGAGGTGAAGCGCGACCCGGAGAAGCTCCCAGATGCCATGATATTTTACCAACTGGCCGGGATCCCTAATAGTATCCACTCCGTGGCATTGATGACCAGGGACCTGTCCGAGCTGCCCACTG ATGCTATCACGGCCCGGTCCGGCTTGAACATGGGGCCACAAGCGATCGGAAAGGAGAAGGAACAGGAAGATG CCGCGGTTCAGATCCTCAAGATGGAGAGTCTGATGTCGCTTGCCCGCGAGCTCACGTTCGAGGAAGCCCAGCAGCTGGGCCGTCAACTGGGTGTCAAAACCGACCACTTACGTCAGATCCGGGAGGCGGCACAAAGGGACCGAGTCGCCGCCAATTTCCAGATCCTTTGCAAGTGGAGGGGCAG GTATGCGCGCGCAACAATGGCCGACTTCCTAGTGTCGAGTCTGAAAGCTGTTGGAAAGACGAGCTACGCCGATTTGGTAACGGAAGTACGAAAACACAACCGGGGACTCGAGCGAGAGGACTTCCGGCGTCCTATGACCGCCTACAGACGCTGA
- the LOC127855881 gene encoding protein N-lysine methyltransferase METTL21D-like, translating to MTGSAKTIMTDLAEFVPLIEYNIDFNKTLFQMEASAKTLKWGEPTVDTPEYRNIDVVIVAYCIYYDESLEPLMNTMYALCSKDTCVYCCYEERTTGKKPELQRRFMQVY from the exons ATGACGGGCAG tgCTAAGACTATTATGACTGACCTGGCAGAGTTTGTTCCATTAATTGAGTACAATATAGACTTCAACAAAACCTTGTTTCAAATGGAAGCTTCAGCAAAAACTTTGAAATGGGGTGAGCCAACGGTTGATACACCAGAATACAGAAATATAGATGTGGTCATTGTGGCTTACTGCATTTACTACGATGAG TCCCTGGAACCCCTGATGAACACCATGTATGCCCTGTGTTCTAAAGACACGTGTGTATACTGCTGTTATGAGGAGCGGACCACAGGCAAAAAACCAGAGCTGCAGAGGAGATTCATGCAGGTGTATTGA
- the LOC127856596 gene encoding uncharacterized protein LOC127856596 isoform X1 — translation MGQERPKLGKKPDTSRTPRTPRSKSAPVTQQQPQSGEFDYVREDFNLLWTSWVMNAHHSDMWRRIEQTGLDNTLRKLAKVKSDLRVFSSVSSDDALSFSSAFTEMNETLTCIRLAFIENGQDIYDNDEREHRFKTATCPSIVSIWSTYSTFAYEFASNFIQRGWLNSSEHKELLSNTTELAANAVKLLLLALDVDSFHNHANVESLRSTVLKETEDVSKTIEQLIAKTLALGDSHTAVGKMTELLGWMLYGLHHTTVKVIQQDINARSTEESFNDFKELIGNLNAIYQNLPDEWKQGLVVDQKPSTPPVIPIQQSKQGSKKNGAKVQIQEQSKDDETNEKKAVVKEGHIETIQKLGTLFDRYNTGAREKQRLPVVRGRAPVELRYPIPMYRHIQQLRVDACTIVERQEVLKSLPITEDHSLQADVFSIGPTSLNVPEDVIIQFPLLPSSSTLGFHLWVRSDGKWTETANPEIVTVDDQSFVWFSTRNCDAFTAMTYNKPDCLLVTSQGVSYVSPANGKVEVIVPKDCFYKDVELGIKITNFDWQSHGVNTVGVIDASVALSLTSLSGEVTMRKPVTVELPLDDEHNFTDTELVVVRYDSKTTQVLDRRQLAINTTGRNGVYSVDIKGFWCVAILRIRRVFLNMRETIKREFLVGYRKRTPCNIVTYIDDISRVKEAQIFLVEIVEKMNADAQVEQRRAEGLIEVRKSRSREILLQRGDCIRVQIDGQMRVTEVMSEQQQTICFLQGCDNSVSIATEVKRDPEKLPDAMIFYQLAGIPNSIHSVALMTRDLSELPTDAITARSGLNMGPQAIGKEKEQEDAAVQILKMESLMSLARELTFEEAQQLGRQLGVKTDHLRQIREAAQRDRVAANFQILCKWRGRYARATMADFLVSSLKAVGKTSYADLVTEVRKHNRGLEREDFRRPMTAYRR, via the exons ATGGGTCAAGAACGACCAAAGCTCGGAAAGAAACCCGACACCTCCAG AACACCGAGGACGCCTCGAAGTAAGTCCGCTCCAGTCACCCAACAACAACCACAATCCGGCGAATTTGATTACGTGAGAGAAGACTTCAACCTTTTGTGGACGTCATGGGTTATGAATGCCCATCATAG CGATATGTGGCGGAGGATAGAGCAAACTGGGCTTGACAACACACTAAGGAAATTAGCGAAGGTTAAGTCTGACTTGAGAGTCTTTTCAAG CGTATCTTCGGATGACGCCCTGAGTTTCAGCTCGGCTTTCACGGAAATGAACGAAACCTTGACATGTATCCGCCTAGCATTTATTGAGAATGGGCAAGACATATACGATAACGACGAACGAGAGCACAG GTTCAAGACCGCAACCTGTCCCTCTATAGTAAGCATCTGGAGCACCTATAGCACCTTCGCCTACGAGTTTGCCTCAAACTTCATCCAACG GGGATGGTTGAACTCGTCGGAGCACAAGGAGTTGCTAAGCAACACGACGGAACTCGCTGCGAACGCCGTTAAGCTTCTTCTTCTAGCGTTGGACGTAGATTCGTTTCATAATCATGC TAACGTTGAAAGCCTGCGATCGACAGTACTGAAAGAGACTGAGGACGTATCAAAAACGATCGAGCAGCTTATCGCAAAGACATTAGCGCTGGG GGACTCGCACACGGCTGTCGGCAAGATGACAGAATTGCTGGGCTGGATGCTGTACGGCCTGCACCACACCACAGTCAAGGTCATCCAGCAAGATATAAATGCCAG GTCGACAGAAGAAAGTTTCAACGACTTCAAAGAATTGATAGGAAACCTAAACGCCATTTATCAAAATTTACCAGACGAATGGAAGCAAGGGCTGGT AGTCGACCAGAAGCCGAGCACACCACCAGTTATACCTATACAACAAAGCAAGCAGGGCAG CAAAAAGAATGGTGCAAAAGTACAGATTCAAGAACAAAG CAAGGATGACGAGACAAATGAGAAGAAAGCGGTGGTCAAGGAGGGTCACATAGAGACCATTCAGAAACTTGGGACGCTGTTCGATAGGTACAACACAGGGGCAAGAGAGAAGCAAAG GTTACCAGTAGTTCGGGGGCGCGCGCCAGTGGAGCTCCGCTACCCGATCCCCATGTACCGCCACATCCAGCAGCTCCGAGTTGACGCATGCACGATTGTGGAGCGACAGGAAGTGCTGAAAAGTCTCCCGATCACGGAAGACCATAGCCTACAGGCGGACGTATTCAGCATAG GTCCTACGTCACTTAACGTCCCTGAAGACGTTATTATACAATTCCCATTGCTTCCGTCGTCATCGACTTTGGGTTTTCACTTGTGGGTCCGGTCGGACGGAAAGTGGACGGAAACTGCAAACCCGGAAATT GTGACAGTAGATGACCAGTCGTTCGTCTGGTTTAGCACGAGGAATTGCGATGCCTTCACTGCGATGACATATAACAAACCTGATTGTCTTCTGGTGACGTCACAGGGCGTTTCCTACGTCAGTCCGGCAAACGGAAAAGTAGAGGTCATAGTGCCGAAAGATTGTTTTTACAAAGACGTTGAATTAGGCATCAAG ATTACGAATTTCGATTGGCAAAGTCACGGAGTGAACACTGTCGGCGTTATAGACGCGTCGGTGGCGTTAAGTCTGACGTCACTGAGCGGTGAGGTCACGATGCGCAAGCCGGTTACGGTAGAGCTTCCGTTGGACGACGAACACAATTTCACTGACACGGAACTGGTAGTAGTGAGATACGACTCAAAAACAACGCAA GTACTCGATAGACGGCAGTTAGCAATAAACACAACCGGCAGGAATGGCGTGTATTCCGTGGACATCAAAGGATTCTGGTG CGTTGCAATATTGAGAATCCGCCGGGTGTTCTTGAACATGAGAGAGACGATCAAGAGGGAGTTCCTGGTCGGATACCGGAAGCGGACGCCGTGCAATATCGTCACCTACATAGACGACATCTCTCGGGTCAAGGAGGCGCAGATCTTCCTCGTGGAAATAGTCGAAAAAATGAACGCCGACGCGCAAGTGGAACAGAGAAGAGCCGAGG GTCTGATAGAGGTCCGGAAGAGTCGGTCACGTGAGATCCTTCTACAGAGGGGCGACTGCATCCGGGTACAGATAGATGGGCAGATGAGAGTAACGGAAGTGATGTCAGAGCAGCAGCAGACGATCTGCTTCCTGCAG GGCTGCGACAACAGCGTTTCTATAGCAACCGAGGTGAAGCGCGACCCGGAGAAGCTCCCAGATGCCATGATATTTTACCAACTGGCCGGGATCCCTAATAGTATCCACTCCGTGGCATTGATGACCAGGGACCTGTCCGAGCTGCCCACTG ATGCTATCACGGCCCGGTCCGGCTTGAACATGGGGCCACAAGCGATCGGAAAGGAGAAGGAACAGGAAGATG CCGCGGTTCAGATCCTCAAGATGGAGAGTCTGATGTCGCTTGCCCGCGAGCTCACGTTCGAGGAAGCCCAGCAGCTGGGCCGTCAACTGGGTGTCAAAACCGACCACTTACGTCAGATCCGGGAGGCGGCACAAAGGGACCGAGTCGCCGCCAATTTCCAGATCCTTTGCAAGTGGAGGGGCAG GTATGCGCGCGCAACAATGGCCGACTTCCTAGTGTCGAGTCTGAAAGCTGTTGGAAAGACGAGCTACGCCGATTTGGTAACGGAAGTACGAAAACACAACCGGGGACTCGAGCGAGAGGACTTCCGGCGTCCTATGACCGCCTACAGACGCTGA